One genomic window of Aquisalimonas sp. 2447 includes the following:
- a CDS encoding nitrate/nitrite transporter, translated as MRSDTARPPAWLMIVTGMLVTVVVLVFARLAYGFIVPPMREGLGLSYQQAGTLGTVTAFGYLCLVMVAGVTAGRVGGRNTVVLGVALVTVGFAGLSVASDYRLLLVLMALLGFGTAFGYTPLVSLLSSWFPERRGVVIGLLNGGVGGGMLICGILIPYAPDVFGEAGWRVTWAAFAVGGAAVLVAVLAFLRNPPTPPEGGGKSSPADKAAVFRNRHVILVGVVYGVLGTTYIVQVVFMYSFALESGISAVVAGRLAASMGALGMVASLLWGWLSDRFGRGNALMLSMGLYLAGMTVPVITPTLAGFAAHYLVLGLAVSGVFTTILAASTEHVGVREAPLAVSFVTMFMAAGQLAGPAAAGVLIDWTGDFRLTFGLCAALVAAGVVLSWRIRRY; from the coding sequence ATGCGTAGCGATACGGCGCGCCCGCCGGCCTGGCTGATGATCGTCACCGGGATGCTGGTCACCGTGGTGGTGCTGGTGTTCGCGCGCCTGGCCTACGGTTTCATCGTGCCGCCCATGCGGGAAGGGCTGGGGCTCAGCTACCAGCAGGCCGGGACCCTTGGCACGGTGACCGCGTTCGGTTACCTGTGCCTGGTCATGGTGGCCGGCGTGACCGCCGGCCGCGTTGGCGGCCGCAACACCGTTGTCCTCGGTGTAGCCCTGGTCACGGTGGGATTCGCCGGACTGAGCGTGGCATCGGATTACCGTCTGCTGTTGGTCCTCATGGCGTTACTGGGTTTCGGTACCGCGTTCGGCTATACGCCGCTGGTATCATTGCTCTCCAGCTGGTTCCCGGAGCGCCGGGGTGTGGTCATCGGGCTGCTCAATGGTGGCGTCGGCGGCGGTATGCTGATCTGCGGCATCCTGATTCCCTACGCCCCGGATGTGTTCGGCGAGGCCGGCTGGCGGGTGACCTGGGCGGCGTTCGCCGTGGGCGGAGCGGCCGTGCTGGTTGCTGTGCTGGCGTTCCTGCGCAACCCGCCGACGCCCCCGGAGGGCGGCGGCAAGAGCAGCCCGGCGGACAAGGCCGCGGTGTTCCGCAACCGGCACGTCATCCTGGTAGGCGTGGTCTACGGGGTGCTGGGAACCACCTACATCGTCCAGGTGGTGTTCATGTACAGCTTTGCCCTGGAGTCCGGAATCTCCGCGGTGGTCGCCGGCCGCCTGGCGGCGAGCATGGGGGCGCTGGGGATGGTTGCCAGCCTGCTGTGGGGCTGGCTGTCTGACCGTTTCGGCCGCGGCAATGCCCTGATGCTGTCCATGGGGCTGTACCTGGCAGGCATGACGGTCCCTGTGATCACGCCGACCCTGGCGGGTTTCGCCGCTCATTATCTGGTCCTGGGACTGGCGGTGAGCGGGGTGTTCACCACCATCCTGGCCGCCAGCACCGAGCATGTCGGGGTCAGGGAAGCGCCGCTGGCGGTGAGCTTCGTTACCATGTTCATGGCGGCGGGGCAGCTTGCAGGCCCGGCGGCGGCCGGGGTGCTCATCGACTGGACCGGTGATTTCCGCCTGACCTTCGGCTTGTGCGCGGCCCTGGTTGCCGCCGGCGTGGTGCTGAGCTGGCGAATCCGACGTTACTGA
- a CDS encoding AI-2E family transporter: MNSDHSQSSLGALHVPVYGLFALGVLYTLYLAHEVLLPVTLAAMASLLLAPSVQGLARRGVPRSFGALLMLSLLVGFLGSIGTYVSGPIMDWMEEAPEGIGNLLLSDHGLHEAYTRMTDSARQVEETVEEFADEGVDNQPTTVVLQSESWRGQLLVGARNNAVAIALALTLSYFLLVSGQALVRNLAGQISTRRTRRTVLTVVRDSQREIARYLGVITLSNGAVGLLTGIMLWLLGLPEPVVWGVIAALLRFIPYLGVLVTTVLLAIISAMHMNDPLVMLIAPMAYLGLSSFVGFVLEPYIHGYRLDINPVIIFVGIFFWGWLWGGIGVLLAVPLMTVIMVVLRHIDSLRPVYRVIAR, from the coding sequence ATGAACAGTGATCATTCCCAGTCATCACTGGGCGCGCTTCACGTTCCAGTGTACGGGCTGTTTGCCCTGGGTGTTCTGTACACCCTGTACCTCGCCCATGAGGTGCTGCTGCCCGTGACTCTGGCCGCCATGGCCAGCCTGCTGCTGGCCCCGTCCGTGCAGGGGCTGGCGCGCCGTGGGGTACCGCGAAGTTTTGGTGCCCTGTTGATGCTCAGTCTGCTGGTGGGGTTTCTCGGCAGTATCGGTACTTATGTCTCCGGTCCGATCATGGACTGGATGGAGGAGGCGCCGGAGGGGATCGGCAATCTCCTGCTCTCCGACCACGGCCTGCACGAGGCCTATACCCGCATGACCGATTCGGCCCGTCAGGTGGAGGAGACCGTCGAGGAGTTCGCGGACGAAGGAGTGGACAATCAGCCCACCACGGTGGTGCTGCAGTCGGAATCCTGGCGCGGGCAGCTGCTGGTCGGTGCGCGGAACAACGCCGTGGCAATTGCGCTGGCACTGACGTTGAGCTATTTCCTTCTGGTCAGCGGCCAGGCGTTGGTCCGCAACCTCGCGGGGCAGATTTCCACGCGCCGGACACGGCGCACGGTGCTGACTGTCGTGCGTGATTCCCAGCGTGAGATCGCGCGCTATCTGGGTGTGATCACCTTGAGCAACGGTGCCGTAGGTCTGCTGACCGGGATCATGCTATGGCTGCTGGGGCTGCCGGAGCCGGTGGTCTGGGGCGTGATCGCCGCCTTGTTACGTTTCATCCCGTATCTCGGCGTGCTGGTCACCACCGTGTTACTGGCGATCATCTCGGCCATGCACATGAACGACCCGCTGGTCATGCTGATCGCGCCCATGGCCTACCTGGGCCTGAGCAGCTTCGTGGGCTTTGTTCTCGAGCCCTACATCCATGGCTACCGGCTGGACATCAATCCCGTGATCATCTTTGTCGGGATCTTCTTCTGGGGCTGGCTGTGGGGTGGTATCGGTGTCCTGCTCGCCGTGCCGCTGATGACCGTGATCATGGTGGTTCTGCGCCACATCGACAGTCTGCGCCCCGTCTACCGCGTCATCGCCCGATGA
- a CDS encoding carbon starvation protein A, translated as MSAIVVLLLGLAGMAAGYFIYSRFIAERIFKLDPDFRTPSHELEDGIDFVPTNKFILWGHHFTSVAGAAPIVGPAVAVIWGWLPAFLWVIFGTIFFAGVHDAGAIWASVRNKGRSIGALTGDVVGNRARNVFMIVIFLVLLMVNAVFAVVISNLLVANPSAVVPVWGAIIVALIIGQLIYRRRINLLTVSIIGVIALYALIGVGPLMPVELPESVAGLPANSQWIIILFLYAGIASLLPVWVLLQPRDYINGLQLFIGLGLVYAAILISNPTIVAPAINTAVPEGTPSMLPLLFVTIACGAISGFHGLVSSGTTSKQINREPDVRFVGYFGAVGEGSLALAAILATTAGFATLGEWRELYSAFGQGGVNAFVDGGAAIVAAGTGLSEAIAVTLLTVMAVLFAGTTMDTGIRLQRYIMQEWGSMYNIPALKSVPVATVVAVATCVALAFGAGGADGTGGMLIWPLFGTTNQLLAGLTLLVITVMLVRLARPMWFTLLPLAFLLTMTVFALLVQLRTFYEAGDWFLLGLDIVILVAAVMVLLECVGTLRKHFREQRAAS; from the coding sequence ATGAGTGCGATTGTCGTTCTGCTGCTTGGCCTGGCCGGCATGGCCGCCGGTTACTTTATCTATTCGCGATTCATCGCGGAGCGTATTTTCAAACTGGATCCCGATTTCCGCACGCCATCCCATGAGCTGGAAGACGGGATCGATTTCGTCCCGACCAACAAGTTCATTCTCTGGGGGCACCACTTTACATCGGTGGCCGGCGCGGCCCCCATCGTCGGGCCAGCCGTGGCGGTGATCTGGGGGTGGCTGCCGGCATTTCTCTGGGTCATTTTCGGGACCATCTTCTTTGCCGGGGTCCATGACGCCGGTGCGATCTGGGCCAGCGTGCGCAACAAGGGGCGCTCCATCGGCGCGTTGACCGGTGACGTGGTCGGTAACCGGGCACGCAACGTTTTCATGATCGTCATCTTCCTGGTCCTGTTGATGGTCAACGCGGTGTTCGCCGTGGTGATCTCCAACCTGCTGGTGGCCAACCCCTCGGCGGTGGTTCCGGTCTGGGGCGCCATCATCGTTGCGCTGATTATCGGGCAGCTGATCTACCGGCGGCGGATCAATCTGCTGACCGTCTCCATTATCGGGGTGATCGCGCTCTATGCGTTGATCGGCGTCGGGCCGTTGATGCCGGTTGAGTTGCCGGAGAGCGTCGCCGGGCTGCCGGCGAACAGCCAGTGGATCATTATCCTGTTTCTGTATGCCGGCATCGCCTCGCTGTTGCCCGTCTGGGTGCTGCTGCAGCCTCGCGACTATATCAACGGTCTGCAGCTGTTCATCGGGCTCGGCCTGGTCTACGCGGCCATTCTGATTTCCAACCCCACTATCGTGGCCCCGGCCATCAACACGGCGGTGCCCGAGGGCACGCCATCCATGTTGCCGCTGTTATTCGTGACCATCGCCTGCGGCGCCATCTCCGGCTTCCACGGTCTGGTCTCCTCCGGGACGACATCGAAGCAGATCAACCGGGAACCGGATGTCCGTTTCGTCGGCTACTTCGGCGCCGTGGGCGAAGGCTCACTGGCCCTGGCGGCCATCCTTGCAACCACCGCCGGGTTTGCGACGCTGGGTGAATGGCGCGAGCTGTATTCTGCATTCGGTCAGGGCGGCGTAAACGCCTTCGTCGATGGCGGCGCTGCCATCGTGGCCGCGGGTACGGGCCTCTCCGAGGCCATAGCGGTGACGCTGCTTACGGTGATGGCGGTGCTGTTCGCGGGCACCACCATGGATACCGGGATCCGCCTGCAGCGCTACATCATGCAGGAGTGGGGCAGCATGTATAACATCCCGGCGCTGAAGAGCGTGCCGGTGGCCACCGTGGTCGCAGTGGCCACCTGTGTCGCGTTGGCGTTCGGCGCCGGCGGCGCCGACGGCACGGGCGGGATGCTCATCTGGCCGCTGTTCGGCACCACCAACCAGCTGCTTGCAGGCCTCACCCTGCTGGTGATCACCGTCATGCTGGTGCGTCTCGCCCGGCCCATGTGGTTCACGCTGCTGCCGCTGGCATTCCTGCTCACCATGACGGTGTTCGCCCTGCTGGTGCAGTTGCGTACCTTCTACGAGGCGGGTGACTGGTTCCTGCTGGGGCTGGATATCGTTATTCTGGTTGCGGCCGTGATGGTGCTGCTGGAGTGCGTTGGAACGTTGCGCAAGCACTTCCGGGAGCAGCGTGCCGCATCTTGA
- a CDS encoding pseudouridine synthase, giving the protein MNLRILYQDDDLVAVDKPAGLLVHRTRIADEQAAALQQVRDLVGRRVNPVHRLDRPTSGVLLFAFEADTTRLLQAMFNDGRAHKRYLAVVRGHAPEHGVIDRPLRQDRHKPERSARTIYRRLYTAEAPFPAGRYNTARFSLLEAEPQTGRLHQLRRHFAHLRHPIIGDTTHGDGKQNRAFREHVGVHRLLLMARALTLPHPRHGEELRVLAPLPEEFHVVCQTLGWPSPPDADAASDGVQTISRSCA; this is encoded by the coding sequence ATGAATCTGCGCATTCTCTATCAAGACGACGACCTGGTTGCCGTGGACAAGCCCGCCGGCTTGCTCGTGCACCGCACCCGGATTGCCGATGAGCAGGCTGCAGCGCTCCAGCAGGTGCGGGATCTGGTGGGCCGCCGGGTGAACCCGGTCCATCGTCTGGACCGCCCCACATCCGGCGTGTTGCTGTTTGCCTTTGAGGCCGACACCACCCGCCTGTTGCAGGCCATGTTCAACGACGGCCGCGCACACAAACGATACCTGGCCGTGGTTCGCGGTCATGCGCCGGAGCACGGCGTGATCGACCGACCATTGCGTCAGGACCGTCACAAACCAGAGCGCTCCGCACGCACGATCTACCGGCGGCTGTATACGGCAGAGGCGCCGTTCCCGGCGGGCCGCTACAACACGGCTCGCTTTTCGCTGCTGGAAGCCGAACCACAGACCGGGCGGCTCCACCAGCTCCGGCGCCATTTCGCCCACCTTCGGCACCCGATCATCGGCGACACCACCCACGGTGACGGCAAACAGAACCGGGCCTTTCGCGAACACGTGGGCGTCCACCGCCTGTTACTCATGGCCCGCGCGCTGACCCTGCCACACCCTCGGCATGGAGAGGAGCTGCGCGTGCTGGCACCGTTACCCGAAGAATTCCACGTTGTCTGCCAGACGCTGGGCTGGCCGTCGCCGCCGGATGCTGATGCCGCCAGCGACGGTGTTCAGACCATCAGCCGTTCTTGCGCTTGA
- a CDS encoding ArsA family ATPase, translating into MSGLEGVSDLRTVFVGGKGGVGKTTMAGALGVHAAARGKRCLVVSTDPAHSLGDLFQREIGDRITGLTAGLWGLEIDPDAQARRHVDAVTEHMKELAAPEMHKELTRQMALARHSPGASEAALLERIAGLIADQLDAYDLIIFDTAPTGHTLRLLSLPEAMAAWTDGLLAHNRRSDELGKVLKHLTPGQSRADLPTPFDDPDEDPFQGMDRRTRRIAETLLERRRLFHRARRVMTDASCTGFVFVLTPERLPILESARAVRTLKEFHIPVRGALVNRVIPADADGSFLARRRAREARYLDDIGRELGDLALLRIPMHAEDIQGLDDLEGLAWHLREHGI; encoded by the coding sequence ATGAGTGGGCTGGAAGGCGTCAGTGATCTTCGCACCGTGTTTGTCGGCGGCAAGGGCGGGGTCGGCAAGACCACCATGGCGGGGGCTCTGGGCGTGCATGCGGCAGCCCGGGGCAAGCGTTGCCTGGTGGTCTCCACGGACCCGGCCCACTCCCTGGGCGACCTGTTCCAGCGCGAGATCGGTGACCGCATCACCGGGCTGACGGCGGGGCTCTGGGGGCTGGAAATCGATCCCGATGCCCAGGCGCGCAGGCACGTCGATGCCGTCACCGAGCACATGAAGGAACTGGCGGCGCCGGAGATGCACAAGGAGCTGACCCGTCAAATGGCGCTGGCACGTCATTCGCCCGGGGCTTCGGAAGCGGCACTGCTGGAACGTATCGCTGGTCTCATTGCCGACCAGCTGGATGCGTACGATCTCATCATTTTCGATACCGCGCCCACCGGTCACACGCTGCGGCTGCTGAGCCTGCCGGAGGCCATGGCGGCCTGGACCGACGGTTTGCTGGCCCACAACCGCCGTTCCGACGAACTCGGCAAGGTGCTCAAGCACCTGACGCCGGGGCAGAGCAGGGCGGATCTACCGACGCCCTTTGACGACCCTGACGAGGACCCGTTTCAGGGAATGGACCGGCGAACCCGGCGGATCGCCGAGACGTTGCTGGAGCGGCGGCGACTGTTCCACCGGGCCCGGCGAGTGATGACCGATGCGTCGTGCACCGGGTTCGTGTTCGTGCTCACACCGGAGCGGTTGCCGATTCTGGAGTCGGCGCGGGCGGTGCGGACGTTGAAGGAGTTCCACATCCCGGTGCGCGGAGCCCTTGTCAATCGAGTCATCCCCGCCGACGCTGACGGCAGTTTCCTTGCCCGTCGCCGTGCGCGGGAGGCGCGTTACCTGGACGATATCGGCCGGGAGCTGGGTGACCTGGCCCTGCTGCGTATCCCTATGCATGCCGAGGACATCCAGGGGCTGGATGACCTGGAAGGCCTGGCCTGGCATCTGCGGGAGCACGGGATCTGA
- a CDS encoding glutathione S-transferase, with protein sequence MLKLYGFAVSNYYNVAKTALLEKGLEFEEVTAWTPLEGDMLRKSPMGKVPFLETAEGVFTEAQVILDYLEELAPAPALLPADPFHRAKAREISRVIELYMELPARRVYPEAFFGATVSDETKKEAAAVLRRGADALAALSRFDGPLDGQAFGQADINAIIHLPLLRDAGRKILDVDVYDQLPGVKEYLGEARKRDAVARVMADQKEAMAAFLKRKNG encoded by the coding sequence ATGCTCAAACTCTACGGCTTTGCCGTCAGCAATTATTACAACGTCGCCAAGACGGCCCTGCTGGAGAAAGGCCTGGAATTCGAGGAGGTGACTGCGTGGACGCCCCTGGAGGGCGATATGCTGCGCAAGAGCCCAATGGGCAAGGTGCCGTTCCTGGAAACCGCCGAGGGCGTGTTCACCGAAGCCCAGGTGATTCTGGATTACCTGGAAGAGCTGGCGCCGGCGCCCGCCCTGCTGCCCGCCGATCCCTTCCACCGCGCCAAGGCGCGGGAGATCAGCCGGGTCATCGAGCTGTACATGGAATTGCCCGCCCGGCGCGTCTACCCCGAGGCCTTCTTCGGTGCCACGGTGAGTGACGAAACCAAGAAGGAAGCCGCAGCCGTGCTGCGCCGGGGTGCCGACGCCCTGGCGGCGCTGAGCCGTTTCGACGGGCCGCTGGATGGCCAGGCCTTCGGTCAGGCTGACATTAACGCGATCATCCACCTGCCGTTGCTGCGGGATGCCGGCCGCAAGATCCTGGACGTGGACGTCTATGATCAGCTGCCGGGCGTGAAGGAGTACCTGGGTGAGGCGCGCAAGCGGGACGCGGTGGCCCGGGTCATGGCGGATCAGAAGGAGGCCATGGCGGCGTTTCTCAAGCGCAAGAACGGCTGA
- a CDS encoding cory-CC-star protein, whose amino-acid sequence MNDDSNRPPRGNRPRGGAKAETVREWLRTATYYAEEYYSARYRATIARARRDEDDLFMLLVFSEMMGVPNPASYYTMELQPLLMERFHDWHRRMGMERSPLEHFRCC is encoded by the coding sequence GTGAACGACGATAGCAACAGGCCTCCCCGTGGCAATCGGCCGCGGGGAGGCGCAAAGGCGGAAACCGTACGCGAGTGGCTGCGCACGGCCACCTATTATGCCGAGGAGTACTACTCGGCCCGCTACCGCGCCACCATCGCCCGGGCGCGGCGGGACGAGGACGACCTGTTCATGCTGCTGGTGTTCTCGGAGATGATGGGGGTCCCAAACCCGGCCAGTTACTACACCATGGAATTGCAGCCGCTACTGATGGAGCGTTTTCATGACTGGCACCGGCGTATGGGCATGGAGCGTTCGCCTCTGGAGCACTTCCGTTGCTGTTGA
- a CDS encoding PQQ-dependent sugar dehydrogenase, translating to MRRNRQVTTLAALALAGVTPATLAETLIDERIDTEYQDVRLVQVADGFEYPWSVAVLPDGSYLVTERPGRLNHVVDGETREIAGVPEVHAENQGGLLDVVLHPEFEDNGSVYLTYSVGDGGETATALARGRLEGSELVDVEKLFEQDRRSSPGRHYGSRLAWMDDGTLLMSIGDRGVEPERAQDPGDHAGTILRLNDDGSVPEDNPFVAEDDALDEIYSWGHRNVQGMIVDPDTGEIWVTEHGPRGGDELNLIQAGQNYGWPAVTLGRDYGTQEQFGDSGRLHDQDMVAPVYEFLPTHAPSGLAQVTADRFPDWEGDLLAGGLRGERVRRVVMDGDEVVHEEELFLKTIGRIRDVREGPDGAIYMLNDSDDGSLYRVTPAD from the coding sequence ATGCGACGCAACCGGCAGGTCACGACGCTGGCAGCCCTGGCTCTGGCTGGAGTCACGCCGGCGACTCTAGCAGAAACCCTCATCGACGAGCGCATCGATACCGAATACCAGGACGTGCGCCTGGTTCAGGTGGCCGATGGCTTCGAATACCCCTGGTCCGTGGCGGTGTTGCCTGATGGCAGCTACCTGGTAACGGAGCGCCCCGGCCGCCTGAACCACGTTGTCGATGGCGAGACCCGCGAGATCGCCGGCGTGCCTGAGGTCCATGCGGAGAACCAGGGCGGTCTTCTCGACGTTGTGCTGCATCCGGAGTTCGAGGACAACGGGTCGGTTTACCTGACGTACTCGGTCGGTGACGGCGGCGAAACAGCGACGGCGCTTGCCCGCGGTCGCCTGGAAGGCTCCGAACTGGTGGACGTGGAGAAACTTTTCGAGCAGGACCGGCGGTCATCGCCCGGTCGCCATTACGGCTCCCGGCTTGCGTGGATGGACGACGGAACCCTGCTCATGAGCATCGGCGATCGTGGGGTCGAGCCGGAGCGCGCGCAGGATCCTGGCGACCACGCGGGGACCATCCTGCGGCTGAACGACGACGGCAGTGTTCCGGAGGACAATCCCTTTGTTGCCGAGGACGATGCGCTGGATGAGATCTACTCCTGGGGGCACCGCAATGTGCAGGGCATGATCGTCGATCCTGACACCGGCGAGATCTGGGTCACGGAGCACGGGCCCAGAGGCGGTGACGAGCTCAACCTGATCCAGGCTGGCCAGAACTACGGCTGGCCAGCGGTTACCCTGGGCAGGGACTACGGAACCCAGGAGCAGTTCGGGGATTCCGGCCGGCTGCACGATCAGGACATGGTGGCCCCGGTGTATGAGTTCCTGCCCACCCATGCACCGTCCGGGCTCGCGCAGGTGACGGCAGATCGCTTCCCGGACTGGGAGGGGGATCTTCTGGCAGGTGGCCTGCGCGGCGAGAGGGTTCGTCGTGTGGTCATGGATGGCGACGAAGTGGTGCATGAGGAGGAACTGTTCCTCAAGACCATCGGGCGTATCCGTGACGTCCGGGAAGGCCCGGACGGGGCCATCTACATGCTCAATGACAGTGACGACGGCAGTCTCTACCGGGTGACCCCGGCGGACTGA
- a CDS encoding SDR family oxidoreductase — translation MRQTILITGASSGLGWGMATEFAAKGYDLALCARRTSRLEELRQELEVENPASRVRIRELDVRDTEAVFDTFRGFRDDFGGLDRIIVNAGIGKGAPLGTGHVHANRETAETNFVAALVQFEAALEIFRAQNAGHLVAISSMGAMRGMPRKMTAYAASKAGLAALAEGVRVELMNTPIRVSTIFPGFIRSPINEDVGRTPFIVDAEKGCRMLVRTIEQEPQTACVPGWPWAPVGWLLRNLPLRLAARMM, via the coding sequence ATGCGGCAGACGATCCTGATTACCGGCGCCAGCTCCGGCCTGGGCTGGGGCATGGCGACGGAGTTCGCGGCAAAGGGGTACGATCTGGCGCTGTGCGCGCGCCGCACCAGCCGGCTGGAAGAACTGCGCCAGGAACTGGAGGTGGAGAATCCCGCCTCCCGGGTGCGCATCCGCGAACTGGACGTGCGCGACACGGAGGCCGTTTTCGACACGTTTCGGGGTTTCCGTGATGATTTCGGCGGCCTGGACCGCATTATCGTCAATGCCGGCATCGGTAAAGGTGCCCCCCTTGGCACCGGCCACGTTCACGCGAACCGGGAAACCGCAGAGACCAACTTCGTCGCTGCCCTGGTCCAGTTCGAGGCGGCGCTGGAGATCTTCCGTGCCCAGAATGCGGGCCACCTGGTGGCGATTTCTTCCATGGGGGCGATGCGCGGGATGCCCCGGAAAATGACTGCCTACGCCGCCAGCAAGGCCGGCCTGGCAGCACTGGCAGAGGGTGTGCGAGTGGAACTGATGAACACGCCGATCCGCGTCAGCACCATCTTCCCGGGCTTCATCCGTTCACCGATCAATGAGGATGTCGGGCGAACGCCTTTCATTGTGGACGCCGAGAAGGGGTGCCGCATGTTGGTGCGTACCATCGAGCAGGAACCGCAGACCGCCTGCGTGCCTGGCTGGCCGTGGGCGCCGGTTGGCTGGCTGCTGCGGAATCTGCCGTTGCGCCTTGCTGCCCGCATGATGTAG
- a CDS encoding alpha/beta fold hydrolase has translation MFLSEPRFVTVDGEQFAYREGGDPAGTPVVMLHGWPESSYCWERVGGRLRQGLRVIAPDLRGLGDSPREGEQALFRKQALAADMLRVLDALGIDRFQLVSHDWGGVVAQEMAIAAPQRVTRLVIMNISLVNNARGNAEALEVIKSKGARHQWYQHFQQQQGLAEAMIPGNEADWLSAFLRTSNNTPFPEDAFQEFVRCYSIPGTPGSGANYYRTMREDQKRWASLAGHVFPMPALYVHGNRDKVVIPEFLNHIEDCFSEVRVESVAAGHFLQEEIPDTVAEHLNGFLQPS, from the coding sequence GTGTTTCTTTCAGAACCCCGATTCGTCACGGTTGATGGTGAACAGTTCGCTTACCGGGAAGGGGGTGACCCCGCCGGCACGCCGGTGGTCATGCTCCATGGCTGGCCGGAGAGTTCCTACTGCTGGGAGCGGGTCGGCGGACGGCTGCGCCAGGGCCTGCGCGTTATCGCCCCCGACCTGCGCGGCCTCGGCGACAGTCCCCGCGAAGGTGAACAGGCGCTGTTCCGCAAACAGGCCCTGGCGGCAGACATGCTGCGGGTCCTGGACGCCCTGGGCATCGACCGCTTCCAGCTGGTCAGCCACGACTGGGGCGGCGTGGTCGCCCAGGAGATGGCTATTGCCGCGCCCCAGCGCGTCACCCGGCTGGTGATCATGAACATCAGCCTGGTGAACAATGCCCGCGGCAACGCCGAGGCCCTGGAAGTGATCAAGAGCAAGGGAGCGCGCCACCAGTGGTACCAGCACTTCCAGCAACAGCAGGGCCTGGCCGAGGCGATGATTCCCGGCAACGAGGCGGACTGGCTGAGTGCCTTTTTGCGCACCTCCAACAACACCCCGTTCCCGGAGGACGCCTTTCAGGAATTCGTCCGCTGTTACAGCATCCCCGGCACTCCCGGCAGCGGCGCAAACTACTACCGCACCATGCGTGAGGATCAGAAACGCTGGGCATCACTGGCCGGGCACGTCTTCCCCATGCCTGCACTGTACGTCCATGGCAACCGCGACAAGGTGGTGATCCCGGAGTTTCTCAATCACATCGAGGACTGTTTCAGTGAAGTGCGCGTGGAATCGGTGGCCGCGGGCCACTTCCTCCAGGAAGAAATACCGGACACCGTGGCGGAGCATCTCAACGGGTTTCTGCAACCCTCATGA